A stretch of Leisingera sp. S132 DNA encodes these proteins:
- a CDS encoding amino acid ABC transporter permease, with protein sequence MSTLTDPPNEGFRLSMLINDTRYRSLTFQVIAAIVLALCIWYLGNNLIQNLRAAGLNISYTFLGDPAGYDINQRLVEYDSQSSHAKAALVGLLNTLLVAVLACITATVFGVVAGVLRLSNNWLVSKLMAVYVEIFRNIPVLIWIIIIFTIMTAVLPGPREFRGDNATASMVFDSFAFTNRGIYVPMPWFENGIFASTSMNWLLVLAGFAGSWLAAHQINVWANTKQESTGVRPKTTALILAAWLVPFLALMLIMGLTWEYPELKGFNFSGGIKVGGPLIALWFALSIYTGAFIAENVRAGIQAVSKGQTEAASALGLRPRRVMNLVVLPQALRVIIPPLISNFLNITKNSSLAIAVGYADITATLGGITLNQTGRAIECVLLLMLFYLTASLTISMVMNVYNASVKLKER encoded by the coding sequence ATGTCAACGTTGACTGACCCGCCGAACGAAGGTTTTCGGCTGTCTATGCTTATCAACGATACCCGCTACCGTTCACTGACGTTCCAGGTGATCGCGGCTATCGTCCTTGCCCTGTGCATCTGGTATCTTGGAAACAACCTGATCCAGAACCTTCGCGCTGCCGGGCTCAACATTTCCTATACCTTCCTCGGCGATCCGGCCGGCTATGACATCAACCAGCGCCTGGTTGAGTATGACAGCCAGTCGAGCCACGCCAAGGCCGCCCTGGTCGGGCTGCTGAACACGCTGCTGGTGGCCGTCCTGGCCTGTATCACCGCCACCGTGTTCGGCGTGGTCGCGGGTGTTCTGCGGCTGTCCAACAACTGGCTCGTCTCCAAGCTGATGGCGGTCTACGTCGAGATCTTCCGCAACATTCCGGTGCTGATCTGGATCATCATCATCTTCACCATCATGACAGCCGTGCTGCCGGGGCCGCGGGAATTCCGTGGCGACAACGCAACGGCGAGCATGGTGTTTGACTCATTTGCTTTCACCAACCGCGGCATCTATGTCCCGATGCCCTGGTTCGAAAACGGTATCTTTGCCAGCACCTCCATGAACTGGCTGCTGGTGCTGGCCGGGTTTGCAGGCTCCTGGCTGGCGGCGCATCAGATCAACGTCTGGGCCAACACCAAGCAGGAATCCACCGGTGTGCGGCCCAAGACCACGGCGCTGATCCTCGCCGCGTGGCTGGTGCCGTTCCTGGCGCTGATGCTGATCATGGGGCTGACCTGGGAATATCCTGAGCTGAAGGGCTTCAACTTCAGCGGTGGCATCAAGGTCGGCGGTCCGCTGATCGCGCTGTGGTTCGCGCTGTCGATCTACACCGGCGCCTTCATCGCGGAAAACGTCCGTGCCGGCATCCAGGCTGTGTCCAAGGGCCAGACCGAGGCCGCATCCGCGCTGGGTTTGCGTCCGCGCCGGGTGATGAACCTGGTGGTTCTGCCGCAGGCGCTGCGGGTGATCATCCCGCCGCTGATCTCCAACTTCCTCAACATCACCAAGAACTCCTCGCTGGCGATTGCCGTGGGCTATGCGGATATCACCGCAACTCTGGGCGGGATCACCCTGAACCAGACCGGCCGCGCCATTGAATGCGTTCTGCTTCTGATGCTGTTCTACCTGACCGCTTCGCTGACCATCTCGATGGTGATGAACGTCTACAACGCATCTGTTAAGCTGAAGGAGCGCTGA
- a CDS encoding amino acid ABC transporter permease, producing the protein MSDTHAHSIAFVRDTEIPPSPPPAGETGAVKWLRENLFSNAVNSALTIASLLVIYILLSKTLPWLLNGVWTTSSLAECREVLQGKTGACFSVLTERWNQLLYGFKYPSDQYWRPNLALVLLLFAIAPVLFFDLPRKLLAFTAVYPFLAFWLIWGGTILAPIVALVGFAAGAFVFQTYGKSSFAVGFFGAIAAAFAVWIIGGILIPEGASDNAMLQAVPSRDLGGFMLNLMLGVTCVSLSLPLGIALALGRQSDMPLIKWMCVVFIEFVRGVPLITLLFVASVMLAYFFPPESTVDLFLRVVIMITMFSAAYIAEVIRGGLAALPKGQYEAADSLGLDYPQAMRLIILPQALKISIPGIVNVAVGLFKDTTLVSVISMFDLVGMIRGPILASTEWNGVYWELLGFAALLFFVVCYGISQYSQWLERRLATDHR; encoded by the coding sequence ATGAGCGATACCCACGCACACTCCATCGCCTTTGTCCGCGATACCGAAATCCCGCCGTCACCGCCGCCAGCCGGGGAAACCGGCGCGGTCAAATGGCTGCGGGAAAACCTGTTTTCCAATGCGGTGAACTCTGCCCTGACCATTGCATCGCTGCTGGTCATCTACATTCTGCTCAGCAAGACCCTGCCGTGGCTGCTGAACGGCGTGTGGACCACCAGCTCGCTGGCGGAATGCCGAGAAGTGCTGCAGGGCAAGACCGGTGCCTGCTTCTCGGTTCTGACCGAACGCTGGAACCAGCTTCTGTATGGTTTCAAATACCCGTCGGACCAGTACTGGCGCCCGAACCTGGCCCTGGTGCTCTTGCTGTTTGCCATTGCGCCGGTTCTGTTCTTTGACCTGCCGCGCAAGCTCTTGGCCTTTACCGCGGTCTACCCGTTCCTGGCCTTCTGGCTGATTTGGGGCGGCACCATCCTGGCACCCATCGTGGCGCTGGTGGGCTTTGCTGCAGGCGCATTCGTGTTCCAGACCTATGGCAAGAGCAGCTTTGCGGTCGGCTTCTTCGGGGCGATTGCCGCAGCCTTTGCGGTGTGGATCATCGGCGGAATTCTGATCCCGGAAGGGGCGTCAGACAACGCCATGCTGCAGGCCGTGCCTTCGCGCGATCTGGGCGGCTTCATGCTGAACCTGATGCTGGGCGTGACCTGTGTGTCGCTGTCGCTGCCCCTGGGCATCGCGCTGGCGCTGGGCCGCCAGTCGGACATGCCGCTGATCAAGTGGATGTGCGTCGTCTTCATCGAGTTCGTGCGCGGCGTGCCGCTGATCACCCTGCTGTTCGTGGCATCGGTGATGCTGGCCTACTTCTTCCCGCCGGAAAGCACCGTCGACCTGTTCCTGCGCGTGGTGATCATGATCACCATGTTCTCGGCAGCCTATATCGCCGAGGTGATCCGCGGCGGCCTGGCAGCCCTGCCGAAGGGACAGTACGAAGCGGCTGACAGCCTTGGCCTGGATTACCCCCAGGCGATGCGGCTGATCATCCTGCCGCAGGCGCTGAAGATCTCTATCCCGGGCATCGTGAACGTGGCCGTCGGCCTGTTCAAGGACACCACCCTGGTTTCGGTCATCTCGATGTTCGACCTGGTGGGCATGATCCGCGGCCCGATCCTCGCCTCCACCGAGTGGAACGGGGTCTATTGGGAGCTTCTGGGCTTTGCTGCGCTTCTGTTCTTCGTCGTCTGCTACGGCATTTCACAATACTCACAGTGGCTCGAGCGCCGTCTCGCCACCGACCACCGTTAA
- a CDS encoding amino acid ABC transporter ATP-binding protein, with protein sequence MSELMSDRAIDRSKMQVSDEVAIEITNMNKWYGSFHVLRDINLTVNQGERIVIAGPSGSGKSTLIRCLNALEEHQQGKIVVDGTELSNDLKNIDKIRSEVGMVFQHFNLFPHLTILENCTLAPIWVRKTPKKEAEERAMHFLEKVKIPEQAHKYPGMLSGGQQQRVAIARSLCMMPRIMLFDEPTSALDPEMIKEVLDTMIELAEEGMTMLCVTHEMGFARQVANRVIFMDAGQIVEQNEPEEFFNNPQSDRTKLFLSQILGH encoded by the coding sequence ATGTCTGAACTTATGTCCGACCGCGCCATCGACCGCTCCAAAATGCAGGTGAGCGACGAGGTTGCCATTGAAATCACCAACATGAACAAGTGGTACGGGTCCTTCCACGTGCTGCGCGACATCAATCTGACCGTCAACCAGGGCGAGCGGATCGTGATCGCGGGCCCGTCGGGCTCCGGCAAATCCACCCTGATCCGCTGCCTCAACGCGCTGGAAGAGCATCAGCAGGGCAAGATCGTGGTGGACGGCACCGAGCTGTCGAACGACCTCAAGAACATCGACAAGATCCGGTCCGAAGTCGGGATGGTATTCCAGCACTTCAACCTGTTCCCGCATCTGACCATCCTGGAAAACTGCACCCTGGCGCCGATCTGGGTCCGCAAGACCCCCAAGAAGGAAGCCGAAGAGCGGGCGATGCACTTCCTGGAGAAGGTGAAGATCCCGGAGCAGGCCCACAAGTACCCGGGCATGCTGTCGGGCGGCCAGCAGCAGCGTGTGGCGATTGCGCGCAGCTTGTGCATGATGCCGCGCATCATGCTGTTCGATGAACCGACATCGGCGCTCGATCCGGAGATGATCAAGGAGGTCTTGGACACCATGATCGAACTGGCCGAGGAAGGCATGACCATGCTGTGTGTGACCCACGAAATGGGCTTTGCCCGTCAGGTGGCGAACCGGGTGATCTTCATGGATGCGGGCCAGATCGTGGAGCAGAACGAGCCGGAAGAGTTCTTCAACAACCCGCAGAGCGACCGTACCAAGCTGTTCCTCAGCCAGATCCTGGGCCACTGA
- a CDS encoding DUF411 domain-containing protein: MHRRSLLLAAAALPFAALPGFAAAAETIRIMKSPSCGCCTAWADRLAAAGFQTEVRNVADEDLWAMKERLGVSGDLSACHTAMAGPYVIEGHVPAEDIQRLLAEQPKALGLSVPGMPIGSPGMEMGDEREAFDTLLILADGTTEVFTSHS, translated from the coding sequence ATGCACCGCCGTTCCCTGCTGCTGGCCGCAGCCGCACTGCCCTTTGCCGCCCTGCCCGGTTTCGCCGCGGCGGCAGAAACCATCCGCATCATGAAGTCGCCCAGCTGCGGCTGCTGCACAGCCTGGGCCGACCGGCTTGCTGCCGCCGGGTTCCAGACCGAGGTGCGCAATGTGGCGGACGAAGACCTGTGGGCAATGAAGGAGAGGCTGGGGGTCAGCGGTGATCTGTCCGCCTGCCACACCGCGATGGCCGGGCCTTACGTGATCGAGGGGCATGTGCCGGCCGAAGACATCCAGCGGCTGCTGGCCGAACAGCCCAAGGCGCTGGGACTGAGCGTGCCGGGCATGCCGATCGGCTCGCCAGGCATGGAAATGGGGGACGAACGCGAGGCGTTTGACACCCTGCTGATCCTGGCGGACGGCACAACTGAGGTTTTTACCAGCCATTCCTGA
- a CDS encoding histidine phosphatase family protein, with protein MTCTLILTRHAKSAWDTNVPSDHARPLNKRGRRSAPAIAAWMRECGYLPDQVISSSSQRTRETCELMGLGVPATFTERLYHANSDMIFKVLSEAEQKRVMVIGHNPGIAAFAHTIVSSPPDHARFDDYPTGATLVAEFDIGSWRELSWSSGKVIDFAVPRELLGE; from the coding sequence ATGACCTGCACCCTGATCCTGACCCGCCACGCCAAATCCGCCTGGGACACCAATGTCCCCAGCGACCATGCCCGCCCTCTGAACAAGCGCGGCCGCCGCTCGGCGCCCGCCATTGCCGCCTGGATGCGCGAATGCGGCTATCTGCCGGATCAGGTAATCTCCTCCTCGTCGCAGCGCACCCGCGAGACCTGCGAACTGATGGGCCTTGGCGTGCCTGCCACGTTCACCGAGCGGCTGTATCACGCCAACTCCGACATGATCTTCAAGGTACTGAGCGAGGCCGAGCAGAAGCGGGTCATGGTGATCGGCCACAACCCCGGCATTGCCGCCTTTGCCCACACCATCGTCTCCAGCCCGCCCGACCATGCGCGGTTTGACGACTATCCCACCGGCGCGACGCTGGTGGCGGAGTTCGATATCGGCAGCTGGCGGGAACTGAGCTGGAGCAGCGGCAAGGTGATCGACTTTGCGGTGCCGCGGGAGCTCTTGGGCGAATAA
- a CDS encoding ferredoxin, with product MSQTAKPDAQYSHAPSYARAETAASATGLSIQGALRPARQPVQALNSGTLLLLGTGSAFWPLFQTSPEYLDGKADPVDRWSGRVVDALAEDLGGTAYYPFGGPPYTPFINWALGTGRFFTSPSQMLVHDSAGMMISLRGAIHFEQEFDIPPAPLAQSPCDSCPSRPCLAACPVSALADGGPYDLAACHAHLDTSAGAGCMSGGCLARRACPLSRSAGRDPEQTAHHMRHFHPQ from the coding sequence ATGAGCCAGACCGCAAAGCCTGACGCCCAATACAGCCATGCTCCGTCTTATGCCCGCGCAGAAACCGCGGCCTCAGCAACGGGCCTGTCCATCCAAGGCGCGCTGCGCCCGGCCCGCCAGCCGGTCCAGGCGCTGAACAGCGGAACGCTGCTGCTTCTGGGCACCGGCAGCGCCTTCTGGCCGCTGTTCCAAACCAGCCCGGAGTATCTTGATGGCAAAGCGGATCCGGTCGACCGCTGGTCCGGACGGGTGGTGGACGCATTGGCAGAGGATCTGGGCGGCACCGCCTATTACCCCTTTGGCGGGCCGCCCTACACGCCCTTCATCAACTGGGCACTGGGGACCGGCCGGTTTTTCACATCGCCGTCACAGATGCTGGTGCATGATAGCGCCGGCATGATGATATCTTTGCGGGGGGCCATTCATTTCGAACAGGAATTTGACATCCCCCCTGCACCTTTGGCACAGTCCCCCTGCGACAGCTGCCCCTCGCGTCCCTGCCTTGCCGCCTGCCCCGTCAGTGCCTTGGCTGACGGAGGCCCCTACGATCTGGCGGCCTGCCACGCGCATCTCGACACCAGCGCAGGCGCCGGCTGCATGTCCGGCGGCTGCCTTGCCCGGCGGGCCTGCCCGCTGAGCCGCAGCGCCGGCCGCGACCCAGAACAAACCGCACATCACATGAGGCACTTTCACCCGCAATGA
- a CDS encoding GYD domain-containing protein, producing MPRFIVTGNYTSSAMKAMIENPSDREAAARALVEAAGGKLETFYLTTGDHDFAIKVTIDDVSSLLAGLLATGASGAVSNLRTVRAFTTDEFTEIQKKAGAIAGAYKAPGG from the coding sequence ATGCCAAGATTTATCGTGACCGGCAACTACACGTCTTCTGCGATGAAGGCGATGATCGAAAACCCCAGTGACCGCGAGGCTGCCGCCCGTGCTCTTGTCGAGGCGGCGGGCGGAAAGCTGGAGACCTTCTATCTGACCACCGGGGACCATGATTTTGCGATCAAGGTCACGATTGATGATGTGTCCAGCCTGCTGGCGGGCCTCTTGGCAACCGGTGCCAGCGGTGCGGTCAGCAACCTCAGGACCGTGCGCGCCTTCACCACGGATGAATTCACGGAAATCCAAAAGAAGGCAGGGGCCATTGCGGGGGCGTACAAGGCACCGGGGGGCTGA
- the argB gene encoding acetylglutamate kinase, protein MKKQNMNRDWIATAETLSSALPYFQRFAGAIVVIKLGGHAMGSDEAMETFARDIVLMRQVGVNPVIVHGGGPMINAMLEKLQIKSEFVNGKRVTDAATMEVVEMVLSGVVNKRIVQAINSQGGRAVGLSGKDASLMVCDQADPDLGFVGAPAEMDPKVLHGLFEKNMIPVIAPIGAGRNGETYNINGDTAAGAIAKALQADRLLLLTDVAGVKNAEGEVVTELKAADVEEMTASGVIAGGMIPKTETALDAVRGGVRACIIVDGRVQNAVLLELYTDHGAGSMIRA, encoded by the coding sequence ATGAAGAAACAGAATATGAACCGCGATTGGATTGCCACAGCCGAAACCCTGTCAAGCGCGCTGCCGTATTTCCAGCGCTTTGCCGGGGCGATTGTCGTCATCAAGCTGGGCGGCCACGCCATGGGCAGCGACGAGGCGATGGAGACCTTTGCCCGCGACATCGTTCTGATGCGTCAGGTGGGCGTAAACCCGGTGATCGTGCATGGCGGCGGACCGATGATCAACGCCATGCTGGAAAAGCTGCAGATCAAGTCCGAATTCGTGAACGGCAAGCGGGTGACCGATGCCGCCACTATGGAAGTGGTGGAGATGGTGCTGTCCGGCGTCGTCAACAAGCGCATCGTGCAGGCGATCAACAGCCAGGGCGGCCGCGCCGTCGGCCTGTCGGGCAAGGACGCCAGCCTGATGGTCTGCGACCAGGCCGACCCTGACCTGGGCTTTGTCGGCGCGCCGGCGGAAATGGACCCCAAGGTGCTGCACGGGCTGTTCGAGAAGAACATGATCCCGGTCATTGCCCCCATTGGCGCGGGCCGGAATGGCGAGACCTACAACATCAACGGCGACACTGCCGCGGGCGCCATCGCCAAGGCGCTGCAGGCCGACCGCCTGCTGCTGCTGACCGATGTGGCCGGCGTCAAGAACGCCGAAGGCGAAGTGGTGACCGAGCTGAAGGCAGCGGATGTCGAGGAGATGACCGCCAGCGGCGTCATCGCCGGCGGCATGATCCCCAAGACCGAAACCGCGCTGGATGCGGTCCGCGGCGGCGTGCGCGCCTGCATCATCGTTGACGGGCGGGTGCAGAACGCGGTGCTCTTGGAGCTTTACACCGACCACGGCGCAGGTTCGATGATCCGCGCCTGA
- a CDS encoding SDR family NAD(P)-dependent oxidoreductase: MRQKTLLLTGASRGIGHATVRRFNAEGWRVITCSRQPFPAECPWGGGQENHVQLDLSDPSDTINAVGRIQEMLDGQLDALVNNAGISPKGPEGERLSTLNTDLMDWGKVFHVNFFASVVLARGLKDELAAAKGSVVNVTSIAGSRVHPFAGAAYATSKAALAALTREMAHDFGPMGVRVNAIAPGEVETSILSPGTEKIVEKLPMQRLGQPEEVAAAIYFLCSKESSYISGTEIEVNGAQHV; the protein is encoded by the coding sequence ATGCGCCAGAAAACCCTGCTGCTCACCGGTGCCAGCCGCGGCATCGGCCACGCCACAGTGCGCCGTTTCAACGCCGAGGGCTGGCGGGTCATCACCTGCTCGCGCCAGCCGTTCCCTGCCGAATGCCCCTGGGGCGGCGGCCAGGAGAACCATGTGCAGCTGGACCTGTCGGACCCGTCGGACACGATCAATGCGGTGGGCCGGATCCAGGAGATGCTGGACGGGCAGCTGGATGCGCTGGTCAACAACGCGGGCATTTCGCCCAAGGGCCCGGAGGGAGAGCGGCTCAGCACGCTCAACACCGACCTGATGGACTGGGGCAAGGTGTTTCACGTGAATTTCTTTGCCTCGGTGGTTCTGGCCCGCGGCCTGAAGGACGAGCTGGCAGCGGCCAAGGGCTCGGTGGTCAACGTGACCTCGATCGCGGGCAGCCGGGTGCATCCCTTTGCCGGCGCGGCCTATGCCACGTCGAAGGCGGCACTGGCGGCGCTGACACGGGAAATGGCGCATGATTTCGGGCCGATGGGCGTGCGGGTCAACGCAATTGCGCCGGGAGAGGTGGAGACCTCGATCCTGTCGCCCGGCACCGAAAAGATCGTCGAGAAACTGCCGATGCAGCGGCTGGGCCAGCCGGAGGAGGTGGCGGCGGCGATCTACTTCCTGTGCTCCAAGGAAAGCTCTTATATCTCCGGCACCGAGATCGAGGTGAACGGCGCACAGCACGTTTAA
- a CDS encoding PepSY domain-containing protein, producing the protein MATSQPQSADPSRPLSQKFYAAVWRWHFYAGLFVIPFLIMLAVTGLMMMFITQFDGRDGEKITVAQGTAELSIPAQEAAVLAAQPGTIAEWIGPKAPDLAAVFRVKTDDGQRLVALNQYTGEVIEVWDRRAGWYDLADNIHSTLLIGDTGDRLIEIAAGLGLVLVLTGLYLWWPRGNAASAFVPNLRARGRALWKNLHAVTGFWMSALLVIFLISGLSWTGIWGGQMMQAWSTFPAAKWDNVPLSDDIHASMNHGHTNDVPWALEQTPMPASGSDAGIAGVAEGAPVDAASLIALGRALGMEGRFRLAYPGGETGVWTLNRDSMSGDGDSPFIDRTVHVDQYSGKILADVEYEDYSWAGKAMAVSIPFHMGLMGTWSFVLNVVFCIAVIFVCVSGLVMWLKRRPAGAARLAAPPEPAEMPFWKGAALIAVLVSLAFPLTGLTLLAVLAFDVLLLGNLPVLKRAVS; encoded by the coding sequence ATGGCAACCAGCCAACCGCAATCCGCGGACCCATCGCGTCCGCTGTCCCAAAAATTCTACGCCGCCGTCTGGCGCTGGCATTTCTATGCCGGCCTCTTTGTGATCCCCTTCCTGATCATGCTGGCCGTCACCGGGCTGATGATGATGTTCATCACTCAATTCGACGGCCGCGACGGAGAAAAGATAACCGTCGCCCAAGGCACCGCTGAGCTGAGTATCCCCGCCCAGGAGGCCGCTGTTCTGGCCGCCCAGCCCGGCACCATCGCCGAATGGATCGGCCCAAAGGCCCCCGATCTGGCCGCCGTGTTCCGGGTGAAGACAGATGACGGCCAGCGCCTGGTTGCCCTGAACCAGTACACCGGCGAGGTGATCGAGGTCTGGGACCGCCGCGCCGGCTGGTATGACCTGGCCGACAACATCCACTCCACCCTGCTGATCGGCGACACCGGCGACCGGCTGATCGAGATCGCCGCCGGTTTGGGCCTCGTGCTGGTGCTGACCGGGCTGTACCTGTGGTGGCCCCGCGGCAACGCCGCCAGCGCCTTTGTCCCCAACCTCCGCGCCCGTGGCCGCGCCTTGTGGAAGAACCTGCACGCCGTGACCGGCTTCTGGATGTCGGCGCTCTTGGTGATTTTCCTGATCTCCGGTTTGTCGTGGACCGGCATCTGGGGCGGACAGATGATGCAGGCCTGGAGCACCTTCCCGGCAGCAAAATGGGACAACGTGCCCCTGTCGGACGACATCCACGCCAGCATGAACCATGGGCATACCAACGATGTGCCCTGGGCGCTGGAGCAAACCCCGATGCCCGCCTCCGGCTCTGACGCAGGCATCGCCGGCGTCGCCGAAGGCGCGCCCGTGGATGCCGCCAGCCTGATCGCCTTGGGCCGCGCCTTGGGGATGGAGGGCCGCTTCCGCCTCGCCTATCCGGGCGGTGAGACCGGCGTCTGGACCCTCAACCGCGACAGCATGAGCGGCGACGGCGACAGCCCCTTCATCGACCGCACCGTGCATGTGGACCAGTACAGCGGCAAAATTCTGGCGGATGTGGAATACGAGGACTACTCCTGGGCGGGCAAGGCGATGGCCGTCAGCATCCCCTTCCACATGGGGCTGATGGGCACCTGGAGCTTCGTGCTGAACGTGGTGTTCTGCATCGCGGTGATCTTTGTCTGCGTCTCCGGCCTGGTGATGTGGTTGAAGCGCCGCCCTGCCGGTGCCGCCCGCCTGGCCGCACCGCCGGAACCGGCAGAGATGCCGTTCTGGAAAGGTGCTGCGCTGATCGCCGTTCTGGTCTCGCTGGCCTTCCCGCTGACCGGCCTGACGCTGCTGGCGGTGCTGGCGTTTGACGTGCTGCTGCTCGGCAACCTGCCGGTGCTGAAGCGTGCGGTGAGCTGA
- a CDS encoding DUF2946 family protein produces the protein MLRRLPSLLVVIALAVAGLIPSGWMPASAQDGKVLLVICTGHGPVETWVDLDSGEPHAPADQMEDRSCPFAALGAVALLPDSLIGLNLDTPLSGRWSREAFTHHTAGFHWRYDARGPPALS, from the coding sequence GTGCTGCGCCGCCTGCCCTCCCTGCTGGTTGTGATCGCCCTGGCCGTGGCCGGGCTGATCCCGTCCGGCTGGATGCCGGCCTCGGCGCAGGACGGCAAGGTGCTCCTGGTGATCTGCACCGGCCACGGTCCGGTGGAAACCTGGGTCGATCTGGACAGCGGCGAACCCCATGCGCCCGCTGATCAGATGGAGGACCGCAGCTGTCCGTTTGCCGCGCTTGGCGCGGTGGCTCTGCTGCCGGACAGCCTGATCGGCCTGAATCTGGACACGCCTCTCAGCGGCCGCTGGTCGCGCGAGGCTTTCACCCATCACACCGCCGGTTTCCACTGGCGCTATGACGCCCGCGGCCCGCCCGCACTCTCCTGA
- the yihA gene encoding ribosome biogenesis GTP-binding protein YihA/YsxC, with the protein MQMQFNLAEAPDEISAEKGRKLFAGETEFLKGVVAMNGLPDADRVEVCFAGRSNVGKSSLINALTGTKGIARASNTPGRTQEINFFTQGPELYLVDLPGYGYANAPLKVVEQWQKLLKRYLSGRQNLRRAFVLIDSRHGVKAVDDEIMKLLDSSAVTFQCVMTKADKVKEKDRAKVLEQVKGALAKHPAAYPEIVLTSSEKGDGIATLRSIIAGL; encoded by the coding sequence ATGCAGATGCAATTTAACCTGGCCGAAGCGCCGGATGAGATCTCCGCCGAGAAGGGCCGCAAGCTGTTTGCGGGCGAGACCGAGTTCCTCAAGGGCGTGGTGGCGATGAACGGCCTGCCGGACGCCGACCGGGTGGAGGTCTGCTTTGCCGGCCGCTCCAACGTCGGCAAGTCGAGCCTGATCAACGCGCTGACCGGCACCAAGGGCATCGCCCGCGCCTCCAACACGCCGGGCCGGACGCAGGAGATCAACTTCTTCACCCAAGGCCCAGAGCTGTATCTGGTCGACCTGCCCGGCTATGGCTATGCCAACGCCCCGCTGAAGGTAGTGGAGCAATGGCAGAAGCTGCTGAAACGCTATCTGTCCGGCCGCCAGAACCTGCGCCGCGCCTTTGTGCTGATCGACAGCCGCCACGGCGTGAAAGCGGTGGATGACGAGATCATGAAGCTCTTGGACAGCTCCGCCGTTACCTTCCAATGCGTGATGACCAAGGCCGACAAGGTCAAGGAAAAGGACCGCGCCAAGGTGCTGGAACAGGTCAAAGGCGCGCTGGCCAAACACCCTGCCGCCTATCCTGAGATCGTGCTGACCTCCTCGGAGAAGGGCGACGGCATCGCCACCCTGCGCTCCATCATCGCGGGGCTCTGA
- a CDS encoding MOSC domain-containing protein, with protein sequence MTAKVTDIWRHPLKSHGREALESVTMTAGQTMPGDRVWAVAHEASKADGSEWVPCANFTRGSKAPGLMAINARLDDASGQLTLTHPARPDLTFDPENPDDLQRFLEWEKPLLPENRAGSSHIVRVPGRGMTDTPFPSVSLANLSSHRAVEQAIGNKLSPLRWRSNIWFDPGEAWAENDWLGREVQIGAAVFAVRERVVRCLATTANPETGERDADTLKTLKDNWGHQDFSVYAEVVRGGEIRLGDAVKVL encoded by the coding sequence ATGACCGCAAAGGTCACAGACATCTGGCGCCACCCGCTCAAATCCCATGGGCGGGAGGCACTGGAAAGCGTCACCATGACCGCCGGGCAGACCATGCCCGGCGACCGTGTTTGGGCGGTTGCGCATGAGGCCTCCAAGGCGGACGGTTCCGAATGGGTGCCCTGCGCCAATTTCACCCGCGGCTCCAAGGCGCCGGGGCTGATGGCCATCAACGCCCGGCTGGACGATGCCAGCGGCCAGCTGACGCTGACCCACCCTGCCCGGCCTGATCTGACATTCGACCCGGAAAACCCGGACGACCTGCAGCGCTTCCTGGAGTGGGAAAAGCCGCTGCTGCCTGAAAACCGCGCCGGGTCTTCCCATATCGTCAGGGTGCCGGGCCGCGGCATGACCGACACACCGTTCCCTTCGGTGTCACTCGCCAACTTGTCTTCCCACCGCGCGGTGGAGCAGGCGATCGGCAACAAACTGTCGCCCCTGCGCTGGCGCAGCAACATCTGGTTCGACCCGGGCGAGGCCTGGGCCGAAAACGACTGGCTCGGCCGCGAGGTGCAGATCGGCGCAGCCGTCTTTGCGGTGCGCGAGCGGGTGGTGCGCTGCCTGGCGACCACCGCCAACCCCGAAACCGGCGAACGCGACGCCGATACGCTTAAGACCCTCAAGGACAATTGGGGCCACCAGGATTTCTCGGTCTATGCCGAGGTGGTGCGCGGCGGCGAAATCCGCCTGGGCGACGCGGTAAAGGTGCTGTGA